In Legionella lytica, one genomic interval encodes:
- a CDS encoding DUF2147 domain-containing protein, which yields MKLWKAICGLVFAVSFIPSAIAASGSPVGQWTTIDDKTGAKRAVVVISESGGVISGVIQKVYPQAGDTGICEKCPGSFKGKKIAGIRFLWGLKSDGNNEWSGGSILDPKSGKVYKAKMTLEGNKLHVRGYLGVSLLGRTQTWVR from the coding sequence ATGAAATTATGGAAAGCGATTTGTGGTTTGGTTTTTGCTGTATCATTTATTCCTAGCGCCATCGCTGCATCAGGTTCGCCTGTTGGCCAATGGACAACAATTGATGATAAAACTGGTGCCAAAAGAGCTGTTGTAGTGATTTCTGAATCTGGCGGCGTTATCAGTGGTGTTATTCAAAAAGTATACCCACAAGCAGGCGATACTGGAATTTGTGAAAAATGCCCAGGCTCGTTCAAAGGTAAAAAGATTGCGGGCATACGTTTCTTATGGGGTTTGAAAAGTGATGGTAACAATGAGTGGAGTGGCGGCTCTATTCTAGACCCTAAGTCAGGTAAAGTTTATAAAGCAAAAATGACTCTTGAAGGAAATAAACTTCATGTTAGAGGATATTTAGGCGTTTCCTTATTAGGTCGCACTCAAACATGGGTTAGATAA
- a CDS encoding DEAD/DEAH box helicase, which translates to MLNEALSKMPEAFEAKILLRGQEYFENGHVLNIRFSEGLLKGRVKGSSSQIYDVHMDLKAWPGKRASCTCASQINCKHAAACLFALRAQTNPVSQPANKLDKRLDSWLKNLRAQEAAVVKTHESTHHLTYLLELRIDGYEHKVIVKLALAKLLKRGGYGKMIPFNSLAESKKQHFIGDDNELVAQLLFKCGVTGWFDSLSIRNSELLARILATGRAFFAHDHEHAIHMGEIYNGTCQWVLAQNGSQNLLLMHDDEAVKPLLLDESWYFDYDEGVMGYLKTPYPIKQLGHLLEAPPISIEQAPLLAKKMEQTCPEFPVPQVFTIQETRQVTPMPVLILDAVSEENEGPSWFDDEEELKVLFIARVFFNYDQSRIAVNEDCETVVTQEDGILIHYQRDKKFEAEKLIELHQILKLRAPKGWERAQWDKTKQADFILENITRAADLEFLYSQAVPLLSHRGWQVDMISSLYQQVVSADDVEWFSDLHEGSGTDFFSYQLGILVEGKPVSIVPLVAELIQHYKGGELDGLPDEQLVKLPLDDGRALQLEMGRIKPLVRLLLQFGLRHIDENQHLQINKYQLILMQEAELALAATKSRWQGAEMLRNELKRLVKLTDIPEVPIPQGLQAQLRDYQRQGLNWIQFLRTSSFSGILADDMGLGKTIQTLTHLLYEKEQGRTRTATLIIAPTSLVGNWEAEARRFTPALKVLVYHGSERHLDDFDDYDLVISTYGLIHRDKEKFVSYPFYYLILDEAQFIKNARTKTTQIIQQLHAAHRLCLTGTPLENHLGELWSLFHFLMPGLLGDTKQFRLWFRNPIEKHADVHRREVLVNRVKPFILRRTKNQVARELPPKTEMTRTIEIVGPQRDLYEAIRMSMEKKVRDAIVKQGLGKSHIIILDALLKLRQICCDPRLLSLPEATIAHGTSAKLETLMELLDNLVEEGRRVLVFSQFTSMLQLIEDELHARNYDYLKLTGQTQNRQALVERFQEGKTPVFLISLKAGGTGLNLTRADTVIHYDPWWNPAVEDQATDRTHRIGQVNPVFVYKLITSGTVEEAILGMQERKRLLVDGILSADPAKAISLSEEDIEQFFAPL; encoded by the coding sequence ATGTTAAATGAAGCACTATCAAAAATGCCAGAAGCGTTTGAGGCCAAAATATTATTGCGAGGGCAAGAATATTTTGAGAATGGCCATGTGCTGAATATTCGTTTCAGTGAGGGGCTATTAAAAGGACGCGTTAAAGGCAGTTCCAGCCAGATTTACGATGTGCACATGGATTTAAAAGCTTGGCCTGGAAAGCGTGCGAGTTGCACCTGTGCCTCACAAATCAACTGCAAACATGCTGCTGCCTGTTTATTCGCTTTACGCGCCCAAACCAACCCTGTGTCACAGCCCGCAAATAAGCTAGATAAGCGCCTAGATAGCTGGTTAAAAAATCTGCGCGCTCAAGAAGCTGCGGTGGTTAAGACCCATGAGTCTACCCATCATTTAACTTATCTACTTGAACTTAGAATTGATGGTTATGAGCATAAGGTAATTGTTAAACTGGCCTTAGCTAAATTATTAAAACGGGGTGGTTATGGAAAGATGATCCCCTTTAACAGTCTTGCTGAGTCTAAGAAGCAACACTTTATTGGCGATGATAATGAATTGGTCGCGCAATTACTTTTTAAATGCGGTGTTACGGGTTGGTTTGATTCATTAAGTATCCGTAACAGTGAATTATTAGCACGTATTCTTGCTACGGGCAGGGCTTTTTTTGCTCATGATCATGAACATGCCATTCATATGGGTGAAATCTATAATGGCACTTGCCAGTGGGTTTTGGCACAAAATGGCAGCCAAAATCTATTGTTGATGCATGATGACGAAGCCGTTAAACCTTTGTTACTAGATGAGAGTTGGTATTTTGATTATGACGAAGGAGTTATGGGGTATCTAAAAACCCCATACCCAATAAAACAGCTTGGGCATTTATTAGAAGCTCCTCCTATTTCTATTGAGCAAGCTCCATTATTGGCGAAAAAAATGGAACAAACTTGCCCTGAATTCCCAGTACCACAGGTGTTTACCATTCAAGAGACACGTCAAGTTACTCCTATGCCGGTACTGATTCTTGATGCGGTAAGCGAAGAGAATGAGGGACCATCTTGGTTTGATGATGAGGAGGAGTTGAAAGTCTTATTTATTGCGCGCGTTTTTTTCAATTATGACCAATCAAGGATTGCGGTTAATGAAGATTGTGAAACGGTGGTAACCCAAGAAGATGGCATTTTAATTCACTACCAGCGTGATAAAAAGTTTGAAGCGGAAAAGCTGATCGAATTACATCAGATCCTTAAATTGAGAGCGCCTAAAGGTTGGGAAAGGGCGCAGTGGGATAAAACCAAGCAAGCTGATTTTATATTAGAAAATATTACCCGAGCTGCAGACTTAGAATTTCTTTACAGCCAAGCAGTACCTTTATTAAGTCATCGGGGCTGGCAAGTAGACATGATAAGCTCATTATATCAGCAAGTAGTTAGCGCTGATGATGTAGAATGGTTTTCTGATTTACATGAAGGAAGTGGCACAGACTTCTTTTCCTATCAATTAGGTATCTTAGTAGAAGGCAAGCCAGTCAGTATTGTTCCGTTGGTTGCTGAGTTAATTCAGCATTACAAAGGGGGGGAGTTGGATGGCCTTCCGGATGAGCAATTAGTTAAATTACCTTTGGATGATGGACGGGCTTTACAGTTAGAAATGGGGCGTATTAAACCTTTGGTACGTTTACTGTTGCAATTTGGTCTACGTCATATAGATGAAAATCAACATCTACAAATTAACAAATACCAGTTGATATTGATGCAGGAAGCTGAATTAGCGCTTGCAGCTACGAAGTCACGTTGGCAAGGTGCTGAAATGTTACGCAATGAGTTAAAGCGCCTTGTTAAGCTAACTGATATTCCTGAAGTTCCGATTCCTCAAGGGCTGCAAGCACAGTTAAGAGATTATCAACGCCAAGGATTAAATTGGATACAGTTCCTGCGTACCAGTAGTTTTAGCGGTATTTTAGCTGATGACATGGGCTTAGGAAAAACCATTCAAACCTTGACGCACTTGCTTTATGAAAAAGAGCAAGGACGTACACGAACTGCCACATTAATTATTGCGCCCACCAGTTTGGTTGGCAATTGGGAGGCAGAGGCACGGCGTTTTACTCCTGCATTAAAAGTTTTAGTTTATCATGGCAGTGAACGCCATCTGGATGATTTTGATGATTATGATTTAGTTATTTCCACGTATGGACTCATTCATCGAGATAAAGAAAAATTTGTGAGTTATCCCTTTTATTATCTTATTTTGGATGAGGCACAATTTATTAAAAATGCACGTACTAAAACAACGCAGATCATTCAGCAATTGCACGCGGCGCATCGTTTATGTCTCACGGGTACACCCCTGGAAAATCATTTAGGGGAGTTATGGTCATTATTCCACTTTTTAATGCCTGGTTTATTGGGTGATACCAAACAATTTAGGCTGTGGTTTAGAAATCCTATAGAGAAACATGCTGATGTGCATCGACGTGAGGTTTTAGTTAACCGAGTAAAACCTTTTATTCTCAGGCGAACAAAAAACCAGGTTGCTCGTGAATTACCGCCGAAAACGGAAATGACTCGTACTATTGAAATTGTTGGGCCACAACGTGATCTTTATGAAGCGATTCGCATGAGCATGGAGAAAAAAGTTCGTGATGCCATTGTGAAACAAGGCTTAGGTAAAAGTCATATTATTATTCTTGATGCCTTATTGAAGCTGCGTCAGATTTGCTGTGATCCACGTTTATTATCATTACCTGAGGCAACAATTGCTCATGGAACTTCGGCTAAACTCGAAACCTTGATGGAACTGCTTGATAATTTAGTGGAAGAGGGGCGGCGGGTACTTGTTTTCTCTCAATTTACGTCCATGCTGCAATTAATTGAAGATGAGTTGCATGCACGTAATTATGATTATTTAAAGCTTACCGGACAAACACAAAATAGACAGGCTTTAGTTGAGAGGTTTCAAGAAGGAAAGACCCCTGTATTTTTAATTAGCTTAAAAGCTGGGGGAACTGGATTGAACTTAACGCGTGCGGATACCGTAATTCATTACGATCCTTGGTGGAATCCGGCGGTAGAGGATCAGGCTACGGATAGGACGCATCGTATTGGTCAGGTAAATCCTGTGTTTGTTTATAAGTTGATTACTTCAGGTACGGTTGAAGAAGCCATTTTAGGTATGCAAGAGCGTAAACGCCTGCTGGTGGATGGAATTTTATCTGCAGATCCTGCTAAGGCGATAAGTTTAAGTGAAGAGGATATAGAGCAGTTTTTTGCGCCATTATAG